A genomic segment from Pseudomonas sp. S09G 359 encodes:
- a CDS encoding glutaredoxin family protein — translation MLPECQLFGTLGCHLCEIAEAEIMPLVEHGLLVELVDITDPDDLTEAYGLRIPVLRRVDTGAELDWPFDAEQVVAFLR, via the coding sequence ATGCTTCCTGAATGCCAGTTATTCGGCACCCTGGGTTGCCATCTATGTGAGATTGCCGAAGCCGAAATCATGCCGCTCGTCGAACATGGGCTGTTGGTGGAATTGGTGGATATCACCGATCCCGACGACCTGACCGAAGCCTACGGCCTGCGGATTCCGGTGCTTCGCCGGGTGGACACGGGGGCGGAACTGGACTGGCCGTTCGACGCTGAGCAGGTGGTGGCGTTCTTGCGCTGA
- a CDS encoding transcriptional regulator → MVNVEQLKSSVNRMSVDVVRDAVNELRLDGLVTEGKTPFNKVHFNTCFAEIEALFQRAGYHKQLDVVGYQGLLYALYDPGRWEAVDVLRWLKEFTDAASASPILRAELVKA, encoded by the coding sequence GTGGTGAATGTTGAACAACTGAAAAGCAGCGTCAATCGCATGTCCGTCGACGTCGTGCGCGACGCGGTGAACGAGCTGCGCCTCGATGGCCTGGTCACGGAAGGCAAGACACCCTTTAACAAAGTGCATTTCAACACCTGTTTTGCCGAGATCGAGGCGTTGTTCCAGCGCGCCGGTTACCACAAGCAGCTGGATGTGGTGGGGTATCAGGGGTTGCTCTACGCGTTGTACGACCCCGGCCGCTGGGAGGCGGTGGATGTACTGCGCTGGCTCAAGGAGTTCACCGACGCGGCCAGTGCGTCGCCGATCCTGCGGGCCGAATTGGTCAAGGCCTGA
- a CDS encoding pseudouridine synthase, giving the protein MSTSGFSASQHQASTLYLPPGPWATVLDCLCEHFPAISREHWLDRIARGRVLDINGSPISVGLAYKEGLCIYYFREVPNEKVIPVQESILYADEHLVVADKPHFLPVTPAGEYVEQTLLRRLIRRLDNPALVPLHRIDRHTAGLVLFSANPASRSAYQQLFPTRKIDKFYEAIAPALPRLTFPLVHKSRLVDGEPFFRMQEGEGASNTETAVEVREKNADLWRYGLFPVTGKKHQLRVHMTALGASICNDPFYPDVIKDAVDDYANPLKLLAQGVRFIDPVTAEERSFRSQITLDW; this is encoded by the coding sequence ATGTCCACTTCCGGTTTTTCCGCGTCCCAGCACCAAGCCAGCACCCTGTATTTGCCACCTGGGCCCTGGGCGACGGTGCTCGATTGCCTGTGCGAGCACTTTCCGGCTATCAGCCGTGAACATTGGCTGGACCGCATCGCGCGTGGTCGGGTGCTGGATATCAACGGCAGCCCCATCAGCGTGGGCCTGGCCTACAAGGAAGGCCTGTGCATCTATTACTTTCGCGAAGTGCCGAACGAGAAAGTCATTCCGGTGCAGGAAAGCATCCTGTACGCCGATGAGCACCTGGTGGTGGCGGATAAACCGCATTTCCTGCCCGTGACCCCGGCCGGTGAGTATGTGGAGCAAACCCTGTTGCGTCGCCTGATCCGCCGCCTCGACAACCCGGCGCTGGTGCCCCTGCATCGCATCGACCGGCACACGGCGGGCCTGGTGCTGTTCTCGGCCAACCCGGCGAGCCGCTCGGCTTACCAGCAGCTGTTTCCCACACGCAAAATCGATAAATTCTACGAAGCCATCGCCCCGGCCCTGCCGCGGCTGACCTTCCCCCTGGTGCATAAAAGTCGCCTGGTGGACGGCGAGCCGTTCTTTCGCATGCAGGAAGGCGAGGGCGCCAGCAATACGGAAACCGCCGTTGAAGTGCGTGAGAAAAATGCCGATTTATGGCGCTACGGGCTGTTCCCGGTGACGGGCAAGAAGCATCAACTGCGCGTGCATATGACGGCGCTGGGGGCGAGTATCTGTAATGATCCGTTCTACCCTGATGTGATCAAGGACGCCGTCGACGACTACGCCAACCCCCTCAAGCTGCTGGCCCAGGGCGTGCGTTTTATCGACCCGGTCACCGCTGAAGAACGCAGTTTTCGCAGCCAGATCACCCTCGACTGGTAA
- a CDS encoding YgdI/YgdR family lipoprotein — MTQRTIAALMLALGLATLAGCASPTVITLNDGREIQAVDTPKFDKDSGFYEFEQLDGKQTRINKDQVRTVKDL; from the coding sequence ATGACTCAACGGACCATCGCCGCTCTCATGCTTGCACTGGGCCTCGCTACCCTCGCCGGTTGCGCCTCGCCTACAGTGATCACCCTGAATGACGGTCGCGAAATCCAGGCCGTCGACACCCCTAAATTCGACAAGGATTCGGGCTTCTACGAGTTCGAGCAACTGGACGGCAAGCAGACCCGTATCAACAAGGATCAGGTCCGCACCGTTAAAGACCTGTAA
- the mobA gene encoding molybdenum cofactor guanylyltransferase MobA — protein MSLDSSSLPCSILLLAGGRGQRMGGQDKGLLEWHGQPLIAHLQRLVRPLTDDLIISCNRNHARYAPYADQLVSDDSPDFPGPLAGIRAGLAAARHAHLLVLPCDVPNIDEQLLSDLRDTLQRNPLWPVMVRHGEFWEPLICIIPTYLQAEVEQAWHAGERSPRKIFLQLGGIGLECPADDPRLANLNTPELLHPRSDVSE, from the coding sequence ATGTCTCTCGATTCTTCGTCCCTGCCCTGTTCGATTCTGCTGCTGGCCGGCGGCCGCGGCCAGCGCATGGGTGGCCAGGACAAAGGCCTGCTGGAGTGGCACGGCCAGCCCCTGATCGCCCATCTACAACGCCTGGTCCGGCCACTGACCGATGACTTGATCATCTCGTGCAACCGCAACCATGCTCGCTATGCCCCCTACGCCGACCAACTGGTGAGCGACGACAGCCCGGACTTCCCAGGCCCGCTGGCCGGCATCCGCGCCGGGTTGGCGGCGGCGCGGCATGCGCACCTGCTGGTACTGCCCTGTGATGTGCCAAATATCGACGAGCAATTACTCAGCGATTTGCGTGACACCCTGCAACGCAACCCACTCTGGCCGGTCATGGTGCGTCACGGCGAATTCTGGGAACCCTTGATCTGCATCATCCCGACGTACCTGCAAGCCGAGGTAGAACAGGCCTGGCATGCCGGAGAGCGCAGCCCGCGCAAGATCTTCCTGCAACTGGGTGGCATCGGCCTGGAATGCCCGGCGGATGATCCGCGCCTGGCCAACCTGAATACGCCGGAGCTGTTGCACCCAAGGTCTGACGTGTCAGAATGA
- the moaB gene encoding molybdenum cofactor biosynthesis protein B produces the protein MKAKADAPFVPLNIAVLTVSDTRTLETDTSGQVFVDRLSAAGHNLAERVLLKDDLYKIRAQVAHWIAEDVVQVVLITGGTGFTGRDSTPEAVSCLLDKQVDGFGELFRQISVADIGTSTVQSRALAGLANGTLVCCLPGSTNAVRTGWDGILAEQLDNRHRPCNFVPHLKQAEPCESRG, from the coding sequence ATGAAAGCCAAGGCTGATGCGCCCTTCGTACCCCTGAATATCGCTGTGCTGACGGTCAGCGATACCCGCACCCTCGAAACCGACACGTCCGGCCAGGTCTTCGTCGACCGCCTGAGCGCCGCCGGCCACAACCTGGCCGAGCGCGTGCTGCTCAAGGACGACCTCTACAAGATCCGCGCCCAGGTCGCCCACTGGATCGCCGAAGACGTGGTGCAAGTGGTGCTGATCACCGGCGGCACCGGCTTCACCGGCCGCGACAGCACGCCCGAAGCGGTGAGCTGCCTGCTGGACAAGCAGGTCGACGGGTTTGGCGAGTTGTTCCGCCAGATCTCCGTGGCCGATATCGGCACCTCCACCGTGCAATCGCGCGCCCTCGCTGGCCTGGCCAATGGCACGCTGGTGTGCTGCCTGCCGGGCTCCACCAATGCGGTGCGCACCGGCTGGGATGGCATCCTCGCCGAGCAACTGGATAACCGCCACCGCCCGTGCAACTTCGTGCCGCACCTCAAGCAGGCCGAGCCCTGTGAATCCCGTGGGTAA
- the glp gene encoding gephyrin-like molybdotransferase Glp — MNPVGKPGKTGALMPVEDALQQLLDMAAAAPIREQQVLPLADCDGRVLAQDLISTLDLPPWPNSAMDGYALRLADWAGEPLVVSQRIFAGNAPQPLAAGTCARIFTGAPVPAGADCVEMQENAVVHADERVSFSEPLHVGQNIRPQGQETTVGETVLTAGTRLGPIELGLAASLGQAHLSVIRRPRVAVLSTGDELIEPGLPLGPGQIYNSNRRVLCSWLARMGCEVIDAGILPDDLEKTRTRLAGLSNVDLILSTGGVSVGEADFLGIALREEGELALWKLAIKPGKPLTFGHFRGVPVIGLPGNPASTLVTFALLARPYLLRRQGVDEVEPLRFEVPVGFTWPKPGNRREYLRGRIEQGKAIIYRNQSSGVLRSAAWAEGFVEVLEGTTLEMGDRVNFIPLSEVLN; from the coding sequence GTGAATCCCGTGGGTAAGCCCGGCAAGACCGGCGCCCTGATGCCGGTGGAAGACGCCTTGCAGCAACTGCTGGACATGGCCGCCGCCGCGCCGATCCGCGAGCAGCAGGTGCTGCCCCTGGCCGACTGCGATGGCCGCGTCTTGGCCCAGGACCTGATCTCCACCCTCGACCTGCCGCCCTGGCCCAACAGCGCCATGGACGGTTACGCCCTGCGCCTGGCCGACTGGGCCGGTGAGCCGCTGGTCGTGAGCCAGCGCATTTTTGCCGGCAATGCGCCGCAACCTTTGGCGGCCGGCACCTGCGCGCGCATCTTCACCGGCGCGCCAGTACCCGCAGGCGCCGACTGCGTGGAAATGCAGGAAAACGCCGTGGTCCACGCCGACGAGCGCGTGAGCTTCAGCGAGCCGCTGCACGTGGGCCAGAACATCCGCCCCCAGGGCCAGGAAACCACGGTCGGCGAGACGGTGCTCACCGCCGGTACGCGCCTGGGCCCGATAGAATTGGGGCTGGCCGCCTCCCTTGGGCAGGCTCACCTGAGCGTGATCCGCCGCCCCCGCGTGGCCGTGCTGTCTACCGGGGACGAGTTGATCGAACCGGGCCTGCCCCTGGGGCCGGGCCAGATCTACAACAGCAACCGCCGCGTGCTGTGCAGTTGGCTGGCGCGCATGGGCTGCGAAGTGATCGACGCCGGCATCCTCCCGGATGACCTGGAAAAAACCCGCACGCGCCTGGCCGGCCTGAGCAATGTCGACCTGATCCTGTCCACCGGCGGTGTCTCGGTGGGCGAGGCCGACTTCCTCGGCATTGCCCTACGTGAAGAGGGCGAACTGGCCCTGTGGAAACTGGCGATCAAGCCGGGCAAGCCGCTGACCTTCGGGCATTTTCGTGGCGTGCCGGTGATCGGCCTGCCGGGCAACCCGGCCTCGACCCTGGTGACCTTTGCGCTGTTGGCCCGTCCTTATCTGCTACGTCGCCAGGGTGTAGATGAGGTGGAACCGTTGCGTTTTGAAGTGCCGGTGGGGTTCACCTGGCCCAAGCCGGGCAACCGCCGCGAGTATTTGCGCGGGCGCATCGAGCAGGGCAAGGCGATCATCTACCGCAACCAAAGCTCCGGCGTACTGCGCAGCGCGGCGTGGGCGGAGGGGTTCGTGGAGGTGTTGGAAGGGACGACGCTGGAGATGGGCGATCGGGTCAATTTCATCCCGCTGAGTGAAGTCTTGAACTGA
- a CDS encoding EscU/YscU/HrcU family type III secretion system export apparatus switch protein → MKNPSPPRQAIALKYDGQQAPTLTAKGDDALAEAILKLARENEVPIYENAELVKLLARMELGDSIPEELYRTIAEIIAFAWTLKGKFPVGYDPNAGPVERDVTERGDDY, encoded by the coding sequence ATGAAAAACCCCAGCCCACCCCGCCAGGCGATTGCGCTCAAGTACGACGGCCAGCAAGCGCCGACGTTGACCGCAAAGGGCGACGACGCATTGGCCGAAGCCATCCTGAAACTGGCGCGGGAAAATGAAGTACCGATCTATGAGAATGCCGAGCTGGTCAAGCTGCTGGCGCGCATGGAGCTGGGGGACAGTATCCCGGAGGAGTTGTACCGCACGATTGCCGAGATCATTGCGTTTGCCTGGACCCTCAAAGGCAAATTCCCGGTGGGTTATGACCCGAACGCCGGGCCGGTGGAGCGGGATGTGACTGAGCGTGGGGACGACTACTGA
- a CDS encoding flagellar hook-length control protein FliK, translating to MTGEINLPTLPPAPATGPAPLPAGGELLKLLEPQIGLIDPGKTANAEVIALKQGGEAFQLLLKLTLDGGRQTLVQASSAQPLPLGSNVAVSQTPAGNLTLSLQQALSANVAALTRIDTNQMPVGTLLQAKVLTTQMLPQGTAQPAIYRSLVTVLNNALAGATLTVESPQPLRVGSLLSAVVQNAQTLNFVPLSGLKDQLAVTQQLATQQSRQGSLDAVFTAIQNLPRGDSTSADLRAAAERLLAALPDLAQVSNPKVLAQVIQNSGAFLEAKLLAGQNPQVPPLDMKGALLRLVADLLPALPASTNLSAILAANTLAQVMPNFVRSPLNTLGQVSARQTPVGFPLPERLMAKLEGEGDLENLLRLAAGAISRLQSHQLSSLEQTGTTADGRLQTTWQLEIPMRTLQDIVPLQVKFQREEPAPDKDQPGRKDKKDPKQMLWRVEMALDMEPLGPLQVQAQLTQGKLSSQLWATRPFTASLIESHLGNLRERLVNSGLNVGDLDCHLGTPPRGPKTGLEQRWVDETA from the coding sequence ATGACCGGTGAGATCAACCTTCCTACGCTGCCTCCAGCCCCCGCCACCGGGCCTGCCCCGCTGCCTGCGGGCGGTGAGCTGCTGAAACTGCTCGAACCGCAGATCGGCTTGATTGACCCTGGGAAAACCGCGAATGCCGAAGTCATCGCCCTTAAACAAGGCGGCGAAGCCTTTCAATTGCTGCTCAAGCTGACCCTGGACGGCGGCCGCCAGACCCTGGTGCAGGCCAGCAGCGCCCAGCCGTTGCCGTTGGGCAGCAATGTGGCGGTGAGCCAGACACCGGCGGGCAACCTGACCCTCAGCCTGCAACAGGCCTTGAGTGCCAATGTCGCCGCCCTCACCCGCATCGATACCAACCAAATGCCCGTGGGCACGCTGTTGCAAGCCAAGGTGCTGACCACCCAGATGCTGCCGCAAGGCACGGCGCAACCGGCGATCTACCGTTCACTGGTGACCGTGCTCAACAACGCCCTGGCCGGCGCCACGCTGACCGTGGAAAGCCCGCAACCGTTGCGCGTCGGCAGCCTGCTCAGCGCCGTGGTGCAAAACGCGCAGACCCTGAACTTTGTGCCCTTGAGTGGCCTCAAGGATCAATTGGCGGTCACGCAACAGCTCGCCACCCAGCAAAGTCGTCAGGGCTCGCTGGATGCGGTCTTCACCGCGATCCAGAACCTGCCGCGTGGCGACAGTACCTCCGCCGACCTGCGTGCGGCGGCCGAGCGTTTGCTGGCGGCCCTGCCCGACCTGGCCCAGGTGAGCAACCCCAAGGTGCTGGCCCAGGTGATCCAGAACAGCGGCGCGTTTCTGGAAGCCAAACTGCTCGCGGGGCAAAACCCGCAAGTGCCACCGCTGGACATGAAGGGCGCCCTGCTGCGGCTGGTCGCAGACCTGCTGCCAGCCCTGCCCGCCAGCACCAACCTGAGTGCCATCCTGGCGGCCAATACCCTGGCCCAGGTGATGCCGAACTTTGTGCGCAGCCCGTTGAATACCTTGGGTCAGGTCAGCGCTCGCCAAACACCGGTGGGCTTCCCGCTGCCCGAGCGGCTGATGGCCAAACTGGAGGGCGAAGGCGACCTGGAAAACCTGCTGCGCCTGGCCGCCGGCGCCATCTCGCGCTTGCAGAGCCACCAACTGTCGAGCCTGGAACAAACCGGCACCACCGCCGACGGCCGCCTGCAGACCACTTGGCAGCTGGAAATCCCGATGCGCACCCTGCAAGACATCGTGCCACTGCAGGTCAAGTTCCAGCGCGAAGAACCGGCGCCGGACAAGGACCAGCCCGGACGCAAAGACAAAAAAGACCCGAAACAGATGCTCTGGCGCGTCGAAATGGCCCTCGACATGGAGCCACTGGGGCCACTGCAGGTCCAGGCGCAACTGACTCAGGGCAAACTGTCCAGCCAGCTCTGGGCGACCCGCCCGTTTACCGCCAGCCTGATCGAAAGCCATTTGGGCAACCTGCGCGAACGCCTGGTGAACTCCGGCCTCAACGTCGGCGACCTGGATTGCCACCTCGGCACACCGCCGCGCGGGCCAAAAACCGGACTGGAGCAACGCTGGGTGGACGAAACCGCATGA
- the ccmA gene encoding cytochrome c biogenesis heme-transporting ATPase CcmA: MTSPLLEAVALSCERDLRLLFEHLELRLAGGDMVQVSGPNGSGKTSLLRLLAGLMQPTAGEVRLNGKPLNEQRAELARNLIWIGHAAGIKDVLSAEENLSWLSALHHPASRNAIWQALAAVGLKGFEDVPCHTLSAGQQRRVALARLYLPGPPLWILDEPFTALDKHGVAQLEEHLAQHCEQGGTVLLTTHHTLSRLPAGYRDLDLGRWSA; this comes from the coding sequence TTGACCAGCCCTCTTCTTGAAGCCGTAGCGCTCTCCTGTGAACGCGACCTGCGCCTGCTGTTCGAACACCTCGAACTGCGCCTGGCGGGCGGCGACATGGTGCAGGTCAGTGGCCCCAACGGCAGTGGCAAGACCAGCCTGCTGCGCCTGCTGGCCGGGTTGATGCAGCCCACGGCTGGCGAAGTGCGGCTCAACGGCAAGCCCCTCAACGAACAACGCGCCGAACTCGCTCGCAACTTGATCTGGATCGGCCACGCTGCCGGCATCAAGGACGTGCTCAGCGCCGAAGAAAACCTCAGCTGGCTCAGCGCCCTGCATCACCCCGCGTCTCGCAATGCCATCTGGCAGGCCTTGGCGGCTGTCGGCCTCAAGGGCTTTGAAGACGTGCCCTGTCACACCCTGTCCGCCGGCCAGCAGCGCCGTGTGGCCCTGGCGCGTTTGTACCTGCCCGGCCCGCCGCTGTGGATTCTCGACGAACCGTTCACCGCCCTCGACAAACACGGCGTTGCCCAACTCGAAGAACACCTGGCCCAACACTGCGAGCAGGGCGGCACCGTATTGCTGACCACCCACCACACACTCTCGCGGTTACCCGCCGGGTACCGCGACCTGGATTTGGGGCGGTGGTCAGCATGA
- the ccmB gene encoding heme exporter protein CcmB produces MSVFALLVAREARLLCRRPAELANPLVFFAIVIALFPLAVGPETKLLQTLSPGLVWVAALLSVLLSLDGLFRSDFEDGSLEQWVLSSHPLPLLVLAKVLAHWAFSGLALVLLSPLLAMMLGLPVECLPVLLLSLLLGTPVLSLLGAVGAALTVGLKRGGLLLALLILPLYIPVLILGSGALQAALMGMPASGYLLWLGSLTALAVTLTPFAIAAGLKISVGE; encoded by the coding sequence ATGAGTGTGTTCGCCCTGCTGGTCGCCCGCGAAGCGCGGCTGCTGTGCCGTCGCCCGGCCGAGTTGGCCAACCCGCTGGTATTCTTTGCGATTGTGATCGCGCTGTTTCCGTTGGCGGTCGGCCCCGAGACTAAACTGTTGCAAACCTTGTCCCCGGGACTGGTGTGGGTAGCGGCACTGTTATCGGTGCTGCTCTCGCTGGATGGGCTGTTTCGCAGTGATTTCGAGGACGGTTCCCTGGAACAGTGGGTCCTTTCGTCGCACCCATTGCCACTTCTGGTACTGGCCAAGGTGCTGGCACACTGGGCTTTTTCCGGCTTGGCGCTAGTCTTGCTCTCGCCGCTGCTGGCGATGATGCTGGGCTTGCCCGTCGAATGCCTGCCGGTATTGTTGCTTTCCTTGTTGCTCGGTACGCCGGTGCTCAGCCTGTTGGGGGCGGTGGGCGCAGCGTTGACCGTCGGTTTGAAGCGCGGTGGCCTGTTACTGGCCCTGCTGATTCTGCCTTTGTATATCCCGGTGTTGATCCTGGGCAGCGGCGCCTTGCAGGCCGCGCTCATGGGCATGCCGGCGAGCGGTTACCTCCTGTGGCTTGGTAGCCTGACCGCCCTGGCGGTAACCCTGACACCCTTTGCTATAGCGGCCGGCCTGAAAATCAGCGTCGGCGAATAA
- a CDS encoding heme ABC transporter permease, translated as MNWTWFHKLGSPKWFYGISGKLLPWFSIAAVLLIGIGLVWGLAFAPPDYQQGNSFRIIYIHVPAAMLAQSCYVMLAVCGIVGLVWKMKLADVALQCAAPIGAWMTAVALVTGAIWGKPTWGSWWVWDARLTSMLILLFLYFGLIALGNAISNRDSAAKACAVLAIVGVINIPIIKYSVEWWNTLHQGATFTLTEKPAMPVEMWAPLLLMVLGFYCFFGAVLLMRMRLEVLKREARASWVKAEVQSSLGVRA; from the coding sequence ATGAACTGGACCTGGTTTCATAAGCTCGGCTCGCCCAAATGGTTCTACGGCATCAGTGGCAAGCTGCTGCCGTGGTTTAGCATCGCAGCCGTGTTGCTGATCGGCATCGGCCTGGTCTGGGGCCTGGCCTTTGCGCCGCCCGACTACCAGCAAGGCAACAGCTTTCGCATCATCTATATCCACGTGCCCGCCGCGATGCTCGCCCAGTCCTGCTACGTGATGCTGGCGGTGTGCGGCATCGTCGGCCTAGTGTGGAAGATGAAACTGGCGGATGTGGCCCTGCAATGCGCCGCGCCCATCGGCGCGTGGATGACCGCCGTGGCGCTGGTCACCGGTGCGATCTGGGGCAAGCCCACCTGGGGTTCGTGGTGGGTGTGGGATGCGCGACTGACGTCGATGTTGATTCTGCTGTTCCTGTACTTCGGTCTGATTGCCCTGGGCAACGCGATCAGTAATCGTGACAGCGCCGCCAAGGCCTGCGCGGTGCTGGCGATTGTCGGCGTGATCAACATCCCGATCATCAAATACTCGGTGGAGTGGTGGAACACCCTGCACCAGGGCGCCACCTTCACCCTCACTGAAAAACCGGCGATGCCCGTGGAAATGTGGGCGCCGCTGCTGCTGATGGTGCTGGGGTTCTACTGTTTCTTCGGCGCCGTATTGCTGATGCGCATGCGCCTCGAAGTGCTCAAGCGTGAAGCCCGCGCCAGTTGGGTCAAGGCTGAAGTGCAGAGCAGCCTGGGAGTGCGCGCATGA
- the ccmD gene encoding heme exporter protein CcmD — translation MSFASFSDFLAMGHHGLYVWTAYGICLAVLALNVAAPILARKRYLQQEARRLRRETEK, via the coding sequence ATGAGTTTTGCCTCGTTCAGTGATTTTCTCGCCATGGGCCATCACGGCCTGTATGTCTGGACGGCCTATGGCATTTGCCTGGCGGTGCTGGCCCTCAACGTCGCCGCGCCGATCCTGGCCCGCAAGCGTTACCTGCAACAAGAGGCGCGTCGTTTGCGCCGGGAGACCGAAAAGTGA
- the ccmE gene encoding cytochrome c maturation protein CcmE, with the protein MNPLRRKRLLIILAILAGVGIAVALALSALQQNINLFYTPTQIANGEAPVDTRIRAGGMVEKGSLKRSADSLDVTFVVTDFSKSVTISYRGILPDLFREGQGIVALGKLNAEGVVVADEVLAKHDEKYMPPEVTKALKDSGQSAPDTTSAPAKEG; encoded by the coding sequence GTGAATCCGCTGCGTAGAAAGCGTTTGTTGATCATCCTAGCCATCCTGGCCGGCGTCGGCATTGCCGTGGCCCTGGCCTTGAGCGCCTTGCAGCAGAACATCAACCTGTTCTACACCCCGACCCAGATCGCCAATGGCGAAGCGCCTGTTGATACGCGCATTCGCGCCGGTGGCATGGTGGAAAAGGGCTCGCTGAAACGCTCTGCCGACTCCCTGGACGTGACCTTCGTGGTCACCGACTTCAGCAAGTCCGTGACCATCAGCTACCGCGGCATCCTTCCGGACCTGTTCCGCGAAGGCCAGGGCATCGTCGCCCTGGGCAAACTCAACGCCGAGGGCGTGGTGGTGGCCGATGAAGTGCTGGCCAAGCACGATGAGAAATACATGCCGCCCGAGGTTACCAAAGCCTTGAAAGACAGCGGCCAGTCCGCGCCTGACACAACTTCAGCGCCTGCCAAGGAGGGCTAA